CCTGCAGGCTCAAACCACGCAGCTGGTTATCAATAGCACCACCTGTGGAGGTCTCTTTGTCCTTGACGAACTTGCCACCTTGATTGGTCCATTCGGTGCAATAGCTGTAATTGTCACGTTTGTCCCACTCCACCACTAGATCGGCCTTACCATCCCCGCTTAGATCCGCCAGATAATAACGGGCACGGTATGGATTGTTGGCTGAGATATCCGTCGTCTCTCCCTTCACCAAACCTGTCTCGGTTGTCAACCAAGTTGTGGCTGTTACCTTGGCATCACTCTCTCGACGAATCTCAACCAGATCCGCCTTGCCATCACCGGTCACATCCCCCACCAGCCAACGGCTATCCGCACGCCAGCTACCCAGCACACTGACCAGACCTGCGGTATAGCCCGTGTCGGTCGCAATCCACTGCCGTGCTTCCGCCTGACCATCACCCCGATGACGGATTTCCAGCAGGTCAATCCGGCCATCGCCATTGAAATCACCGTCCAGGTACTGGCTGTCCTTGTTCCAATTACCAGCAGTGGACACACTGATCCCATCACTGAGCCAGGTCTGCAATACCACCTTACCATCTGCATCTGCCCACGCACCGACCAAATCGGCACGGCCATCCTTGTTCTGATCATTCAGACGGTAGGTCGCGTTGTCATTCCATTGACCCAATATTTGATCCGGGCCTGGTACCCAGCGGAATACCAGATTGGCAGTTGCGCTGTCGCTGATCTGCGCACGCCAAACCGTGGCTACCGCCTGGCCTTGTTCATTCTTCCAGATCACCACCAGATCGCTCTGACGATCACCGTTCAGGTCACCCACCAAGTAACGGGCATTTGGCTTCGCCAGGCCCAGACTATATTCCTTGGATGCGTCAAAGGTACTGCCATTACCGCGCCAATAGCGGACTGCTACTGTACCATCCGCTTTGGAGGAGATACCAATGAGATCCATGCGGCCATCACCGCCCTGACCATTACCCAAGTCAGCCTTGAAATAGCACGTACCAGGTGTCCACCATTCATTTATATTTGCGTTGGTGTCAAATGTGCCATCTCCCTTACGGTAGATATAATCCAGCGTGGTATTGCTACCAGATTCGCGGAAACGTACCAATTTGAAATCTGCGCCGAACTCCTTGTCAAAAGCTAGCGGGTTATAACGATAGGCACCGATCTTGCCGGGCATCGAGACTTCTTTACCCTTGGTGAACTGGCCGCCTTGGCTGGTCCATTCCGTCAGGTAGGTATTACCCTCCTCCCCAGGCTTAACCCATTCAACAACTAGATCCCGCTTGCCATCACTGCTGAGATCAGCCAGGTAATAACGCGACTGATGGGCATTGACTGGCGACACATTGGTGACACCACTTTGAATGAAGCCATTGTCACCCACCAACCAAGTTGTGGCTGTTACCTTGGCATCACTTTCTCGGCGAATCTCAACCAGATCCGACTTGCCATCACCGGTCACATCCCCCACCAGCCAACGGCTATCCGCACGCCAGCTACCCAGCACACTGACCAGACCTGCGGTATAACCCGTGTCGGTCGCAATCCACTGCCGTGCTTCCGCCTGACCATCACCCCGATGACGGATTTCCAGCAGGTCAATCCGGCCATCGCCATTGAAATCCCCGTCCAGGTACTGGACATCCTTACCCCAGTTACCAGCAGTGGCCACACTGGCCCCATCACTGAGCCAGGTCTGCAATACCACCTTACCATCTGCATTCACCCACGCACCGATCAAATCGGCACGGCCATCCTTGTTCTGATCATGCAGACGATAAGTCGCGTTATCGTTCCATTGGCCCAGAATTTGATCCGGGCCTTGTGCCCATTTCTGGCTAGCATTGATTGACTCGCTATCGCTGATCTGAATATTCCAGACCGTTGCTACCGCTTGACCTTGTTCGTTCTGCCAGATCACCACCAAGTCACTCTGACGATCACCATTCAGATCACCCATCAAGTAACGGGCTTTGGGCTTGGCCTGCCCCAGATTTTGCTCATAGCCTGCTTTGAAATTGTTCCCGTCAGACGGCCAATGCTTCAACAACACCGTGCCATCCGCTTGCGTTGTGATCGCAAATAGATCACGCATACCGTCGGCGCCGGTACCATAAGTGATATCACCTACCAGATGTTGTGTTGCTGGGCTCCAGTTACCCAGACTCGACCAATATTGTTCATATTTGTCGTCACGGCGCACAGCGGAATGAGCCCTGATCTCATTACCGGAAAGCGCCACACTCACCGAATCGATACGACCATCACGATTCTGATCCAGCTGAATGGATTGATGACTGGAATCAAATGCATCAGGGAGATCGGTACGCTTACCGGCAACAAATGCCGCACCTGTACTGAGGTAATCGGCCTGGTTGGTACGACCATTCGTGTTGCCCCACTGGGCGATCAGATCAGTTTTACCATCTCCATCCACGTCAGCACTGAAGAAGCGGGTATAAGGCACCAACGCGCCATCGACATCAATCGTTGCTTGTAAGCTCAAGCCGTCGTCGGTGACCTTGTGAATAGTGGCAATGGCCATACCATTGGCGCGTCTGCTAAGTGCCAGCAATTCAGACTTACCGTCACCATCCACATCGCTGATCAAATAAGTAGTATTGGAACACCAGCGTCCGAGGCTGGTCTGCTTGCCTATTACAAAACCACTATCTGTAGCCAACCACTGAGCAGCAATGGCTTCACCATTGGCATCGTGTCGGATTTCGAGCAAGTCCAGACGCCCATCACCATTCAGATCCACATCCAGAAAAAGGCGATCACCGCTCCAGTCACCGCGTTGGCTGAAGAAATTACCATCAAAGAGCCAGCTGGCAATAACAGATTCGCCTTGCTCGCCGAGATAGGTGACCACCAAATCAGCACGGCCATCTTGGTTATTGTCGAGTAGACGGTACTGTGCATCCTCCCGCCAGGCGCCGAGGATGGAGTCTGTCCCTTGACGATAGCTGTTGCCACTCGACACGCTGACCGCGTGCCATAGTGTCGCCACGGCCTGCCCGGCGTCGTTGCGCCAGAGCTGCACCACATCGGTACGGCCATCACCGGTTACATCCGCCGCCAGGAAACGGCTGTTGGGTTTNNNNNNNNNNNNNNNNNNNNNNNNNNNNNNNNNNNNNNNNNNNNNNNNNNNNNNNNNNNNNNNNNNNNNNNNNNNNNNNNNNNNNNNNNNNNNNNNNNNNGCGCATCTGCCTGCCAGCGCCCCAACACCACGCTCGGCCCTTCGCTGTACCCAGCACCGTTCGCCAGCCATTGCTTGGCCACCGCATCGCCATTGGCATCATGGCGGATCTCCAGCAGGTCTTGCCGACCATCTCCGTTGAAGTCCGCTTCCAGGAAGCGGGTATCTCTCAGCAAATGCAGTGGCAAGTCGGGATGATGGATGATCTGCCGGCTCTGGAAGCGCTCGATTTCACCCAAGCCGGGGGTAGCATCATAGATGCGGGTGCCGATGACCCGACCCAATGCATCGTATTGAGTTTCCTCTACTACCCCCCGTGGATTGACGGTGAACGCCAACCGGTCATTGGCATCATAAACGTAGCGAGTTGTCACGCCATTGGCGTCGGTCTTGCGGATCAAGTTGGATTGTGCGTCATATTCGAAGTGGGTGGTCAGCCTGAACCCTTTCGGATCAACGACACGGGTCACTAGACGTCCCAGGGCGTCATAGCGGTGCAAGGTGATCTGTTCCACCCCTCCAGACTGCCCCTGTATGATCTTGGTCTGTTTGCCTCGGCCATCCCATTCATAGCGGGTTTCCTGGGCAATTCCCGCTGGATCCTTGATCACCCGCCAAATCTGGCCTTTGCGATCGTAGTCGGTTTGAATCTGTCGCCCATCTGGATCGGTCTCGGTGATGCGCTGGCCAAAGGCGTCATAGTCATAACGGGTGGTCAGTTTGAGGCCTGTGGGATCAATGGTTTTGCTGAGGACACGACCAACAATGTCGTACTGATAGCGGATCGCATTACCAGATGAGTTGGTTTCCAGGGTAAGCTGCCCTCGTCCGTCATAGTCTCTGGTCTGCGTTTGTCCTAAAGCATCTATGATCCGTGTCAGTTGACCATTCCGGTTGTATTGGAATTCTGTTGCCTGTCCATTACCATCGACCAGGCGTAGGTTGTCGCCATGACGGTTGGTGCGGGTAATAGTGCGGATATTGCCCGGCAGGGTCTGGATCAGCTCACGTGCCTGGGTGTCATATTGGTAAGTGCTGGTCTGATTCAGGGCATTGGTGACGCGTACCTCCCGACCCCAAGCGTCATATTCAAACCGGGTCGACCCACCCAATGGGTCGGTCTGTACCAGCACACGCCCCAGACGATCGTATTCATAATGAGTAGTATGACCATGGGCATCGGTATGAGTCAGGCGACGACCAAAACCATCATAGCGATCTTGCATCACCAGGTTGAGACCGGTGGCGTCCTGATAAGTGGTGATGCGATGCCCTTGAGCATCATAGGCGTAGTGTTCGGCGCTGGTCTGCTGGTTGCCCAGATCACGAGTGATAGACAGCAGCTGGCCAAATGCGTCATAGGTCTGACGGGTGGTATAGCCCAGGGCGTCGGTGGTGGACTCCAATAAGCCAGCAGCGTTGTAGCCATAGCGGATCGTCCGGTCACGTTGCGGATCGATCAGGGCAATAAGGCGGTCTTGTAGCTCTCCGTCCACCAAACCACCCAACAAACCAGCCACACTGATACGATTGGCATATTGCTGGCTCTCCTGCAGCTGGCCCAGAGTGTTATAGCGGTTGACGCTGACTTCGCCCAGAGCGTTGATGACGTGGGTCTGTCGGCCTGCAGCGTCATAATAGTAGAGTGTGCGGTGGCCTTGGGCATCAGTCTGGCTGAGACGGCGCCCAACCAAATCGTATGCATAGTGAGTGGCATGGCGCGCCCAAACTTGTTCGACTTCATCCGTGGTTTTGGCAGCCAGCAGGTATTCGCTGCCTTCGCCATCCAACTCTGCCACCAAGCGCCCCATCACGTCATAGCGGCGGGTCTGTTGGCGATGCTCATCAGTATCGGCAGCGGTTTGCTTTGCTAGCAGACGCCCCGCTACGTCATAGGTATAACGAGTGATGGTACCTTCTGCATTGCGGGTTTCGAGTAACCGATCCGCTCCATCATAGCGATAGCTGGTTTGTCGATCTGCAGGGTGCGCGGCAGGGCGGAGTGTGGCCAATGTGGTCTGACCAGGCTGAACCTGTGTAGCATAGCGGGTCTCGGTCTGCTTGTTGCCAGCTGCGTCGTAGGTCCATTCGGTCAGATAGCGTTCGGCATCCAATTCAGCGATCAGCCGCCCTTGCCCATCATAATAGCGATAGTTGTGTTGGTCTTGCTCATCTTCCACCGGCAGCAAAGTTGCCAGTGGCTGGCCTGTCAGCCAGAGCGAATCCTGCGCCAAGCGGCCTACCTCGATCGGTCGTGCAAAGCGGGTTACCTGGGTCCGTCGCCCCGCCGCATCATAGGTATATCGGGTGGCATAGCCTGCCATGTCGAAACTGGCAACCAGTAAGCCATCATCATCGTAGACCAACCGGGTCAGCCGGTCGCCTATGGCCGCGCCCGGGCTGGGGACGTCCTGGAGTAGGGTTTGATCATGTGTAGAGCGCACAGTGCGCAGGCTGCTGGTATCAATCTGCTGCGCATAACGAACACTCGCCAGTTTACGGCCAGCGCCATCATAGCGGTATTCGGTAACTTGTCCTGCATTGTCGATCTCTTTGACCAACTGCCCCGACTGATCATAGATCCACCATTGGTGACGATCTGCCGCCGAGATCTCAGCAAATGCCATCCCCACTTGCGTGATATCGACCAGTAGAGGCTTGCCCTCACCATCGACCCATTCGCTGACCGGGGTACCGGTCGGTTTGGCAAAGGTGACCTGATGATTGAGACGGCCAGCATAGTCATAGTAATAAGCAATGACCTGCCCCTCACTATCGACTTCACCATTCTTGCGACCGGCTTCATCATAGAAATACCATCGATATTTGCCAACAGCATCTTCCACCACCCGCAATTGGCCAACCACATCATAATATCGTCGCTCACTCCCCAGCTGGCGGCCACTGCCATCTTGTTGCTGGATGAGAACCAGATCCCCCTGCTCATCGTACAGCTGAGTGGTGATCAGCCCCTGAGCTGATTCGATATAGATCTGATGTGCGACATCGTCATACCGGGTGCGGGTCAGCGCACCATCACCATCCCGGCTCAGCGTCAAACGCCCCAGACCATCATACACATAGTCATTGACATGGCCCACCTGACATGGATCGATCTTTTTCAGGAGTCGACCACTGGCATCATAAATGTATTCAGTGCGGCTTTGTCCGGCTGCCATTCCCTGACCCGCCGCATCCGTAACCTGATAATGGGTCTCTGCCGCCAACTGCCCACGGAAGTCATACTGATAGTCGATCCGCTCCAACCTGGTCAGGTCTTGGTTGACCGCCCAGTTGGTCAGCTGGGTTTGGGTCAGGTCTGTGTCTTGACCCACCTGGCTCAGGTCGTAACGGGCTGTTCGATACCGTAGGGTACTCAGTCGTTGCCCTTGTGTGTTGTATCTGTGTTCAGTGACCCGGCCCTCAGCGCTGATATCAAATCGCAGATGCCCTTGATTATCGTAGACATAACGATGCACCGATTGCTGACCGAGGACATCGAAGGTCTGCGCGTCAGCAACACGATATTGGTAGCGGGTTTCCGCCACCAACCGATTAGCCCCGTCGTAACGCCGGGTGAGGCGCAGGCCGCTGGCGTCGCGCTCTTCAATCAAGTTGCCGGCTCCATCATAACGGAACTGCCGGGTCTGGCCTTGGGCATCGGTCTGGCTGATCAACCGACCTTGTGCGTCATAGCGGTAGTTGACCTGTTCTTGATGTTGCCACCAGCCATCCGGGCTGCTGACTTGGCGACTTATCGCGGTCACCCGGCCTGCCGCATCATGGCGGTAGCTGACCCGCTGCCCCAGGGGATCGGTGAGGATCGTCTCACCACCTTGGCCCTGCTGGTTCTTGAACAATAAGCTAGGCGGAACATCCAGCAGGGTACCCGCTTGCAGATCCGGGGAAGACAAGGCTCGTCGCAAAGCATCGGCAGCTCGGCTGTTACCATATAGATGACCTGCTAACAGCTCCCAGGTGTCACCAGCCTGCACCACATACCGGCCATCCTTTAAGGCCTGCGATTCGACCCATACCGTTTGATATTGGTCACGTGCCGCCTGATCCTGATAGCTGAAAGTCGTCACCCGCCCTGCACCCTCATCAATCTTGCCAAGGCGCCAGTCACCAGGCTGGTGCTCGATGTAGGTGAATTGCATGGTGGTGCCGTCGGTCTGGTGCAGACTCGACAACCGTAGGCTATCTCCCTCATAGGTATAGTGGGTTTGATAGACCGCACCATCCTCAATCTTGTCGTCTTCCGGGCTCAAATCAACGGTCAAGGTACTGAGTCGGCCCTGCGCATCATAGCTGTAGCGCGTACGGATCTGTTCCGTGCCATCGACCAGTTGGCGACGAATCTGTGTCAACAGCAGACCATCATAATCCAGGTAGACACGCTCACCACTGGCTGTTTCCACGTGGCTCAACAAACCTTCTGCGTTGTAGCTGTAGTGCAACGACTGACCATCCTGATCAGCCGTTTCCAGCAAGCGCCCCTGATGATCTGCATCGTAGCGCTCGCTTACCGTACCAGTTTCGTTCCGCCAGTGCCATTCACTGCCCTGACGGGTCAGGCTGCCACGCTCAACTGCCAGATCGTCGCTGAGATAAACTTGGCTAGACAAGTCGTACCGGTAACGGACTTCACTACCATCTTCACGGATCCGGATCACAGTGCTGTGCATTTGATTCAGCGCACCACTTTCCATCCGGATCTGTTTGTAGAGTCCCACCCGCCAGTTGTCGTGGTTATCATCATCCAGCTGTCCTTGGCTGTTGTAGGTCCGCAGTACCCCCAGCCCCAGCCCTCGACCTTTCAGCCAGTCGTCACGATCTTGAATCACCAGGTTGCCCGTCGCGACATTCACGTGAATGCCCGTCTGCTGTTGACCAAACTCCACCCGCCCCGATGCGGCTTGCAGCATGCCGGACAATATCCCCAGCTGACTACCGTTCGTGATCGTGACCATGTTTCATACTCCCTGAATTTTCTTTTTGATTTGACGCCACGTGGTAACACCCGACCACGCCGCTAAATTGATTTGAGTCAGCCCAATCTGATGCGACTACATATGCCCTCACCAAGTGCAACCATGCACATGCATCACACGCTGACCTATTCTTTTCCATGCCCCGACACGGAACGCAAGGAAAAGGAATCCCCTCGCAGGCTATCCAAAGCCTCGCGATTCCATTTAGATTGTCCTGTCAACGGAATATAGGGATGCGGTGCCTGTTCACATCAGGCACAACCTCGCTAGTTGGGTAAAGTAGGCTCGTCGCCCAATTGATTCAGCAGCGCAACCTGGTGATTCACTTGATCACGCAATTCATTGGCACGCAGCACATATAGGTTGTCGGGAGCCACATTGGCTATCAACTTGTCCAGCCATGTATTGGCTTGCGACAGATCCCCGGCCTGCGAGGCCAACAGCGCGCTATAGAACAAGGCAGGGGGATGGGCTGGAGCTTGCTCCAGCACTACCTGCCAGTACTGCCCTGCTTCCCGGGGTTGCCCCAGGTCGTAATGCACCATACCAAGTTGGAAGGTTTCTTCCAAGGCACCTGGACGATGACTCAGGTATTGGGTGAAATAATCCAGTGCCCGCTCCAACAGGCCTAGCTGGGCGTAGAGACGAGCGACCATAGACAAAGCCATCACCGGGATTGGGCCTTCCATGGCCAACACCCGCTTCAGCTTCGCCAGCGCTGCGTCCAATCGATCCGAATTCAGATCACGTTGCGCCAGCGCCATTAGTTCTTCCATATCAAATACATCCAATGCGTCCATGGTCTTTCCAAATTACATTGCAGGTCAGCCCTTGCTACCCTGCCAATTACGATTTCGATTTCCTGCCCGGTTGGTTGCGCAAGACTTCTTCCAAAGTGCCTGTGCCCAGGGTTGGCAGATCCGCCAGCGCTCGCTGCAGGATAGCCTGGGCTGTCTCGCTCTCACCACGTTGTTGTGCTTTCAGCAGTTCCACATACCGCACCGCCATGCTACCTGGTGCCAATCGGCGTGCTTTGGTCAGCCAAGTCTCCGCTGTCGCCAGGTCCCCTCGCAACCAAGCCATCAGCCCCAGCCCACCATGGCTTTCACCGAAGTTCGGATCCAAGTCATAAGCACACTGGAAGCTCTGGTCGGCTGCCGCCAAATCACCTTGCAACAGCTGCGCCCAGGCCAATGCATGCCACGTACCAATATGGTCGGACATATGTCGGACAGCCTCTTCCAGCGAGGCACGACCTTGCACCAGATCGTGCTGTGCCAAGTGGGCAACACCCAGTCCTGACCAAGCACGACCATTATTGGGCTGCCGCGCCAAGATACGTTCAAACTGCAAAATGGCCTGACCTGGCTCACCCTGCCCAATCGACAAAGTACCCGCAGTCAACAATGCATAAGGTTGATCTGCCTGCCATTGCAAGGCTTGAGCTGCCCAATGCTGACTGGCCACGGGTTTGTCGTGATCAAGTAGCAAGAGAGCCAACATACCAGCCAAATCGGCATCACCTTGCCGATCAGGCATCAGCTGTTCAGCCAGCGCAATCGCAGCTTCCAGCTCACCCAGTTGGTGCAGCGTCAAAATATACAGGTGAGCAGCCTGCGGCAAAGCCAGCCAGTCAATAGGCACCTCATTCAACAGCCGCTTGACTCGGGCGTAATCGGCCTGTTGGTAGTAAGCAAACGCCAAATTGTAGCGAAGAGCAGGATCATCTTGCTCTGCCAGCAAGCTGCTCAGTAAATCTGTCGCCAATATCCAGTCTTGTTGCTGAAAAGCCAACAAGGCGCGTAGGTTACGAAGACGAGGGTGAGTTGCCTGCAGCGTCAATCCATGGTCAAGCGTTTGTTCAGCAAGCGCGAATTGCCCGAGACTCAGACTGAGATCGGCTACATCGCCCAGCAACTGTAGATTGTCTGGGTCGAAGGTCAGGAAATGTCGATAGCGTGACAGCTGGGCCTCACGCTCGGCCTGGGTCGCGCTCATGTGCGATATGCCGTTAACAGGATATGGGCTTCTGCCCCGCTTTCCGGACTCACCCCGTCGGGGGTGGCTTCAGCATCGCTTGGTTGTGTCGCCTGCTGTGCTTCGACATTGCTTAGGATACGCTGCATCTCCGCCAGCAACGGCGCATTGTCCAGACCCGTCACCAAACCTTGCCTCAAATGCTCAATGGCTTCGCCATAACGCTCATAGGACAAAGCCAGCAGCCCGTCACGGAAGGATCGCAAGGCATGCTCGACCGGCAGGTAATCCAACCCAGCCCATGTCACTTCACCAGCCTGCTGCTCGCCACTTAATACCTCCAACAGCCCCAGCTGGAATACGGCAATGTCAAACTGTGGATTGAGCGCCACCGCCTCTCGCATCCAGCGCTTGGCATCATCAAACATCTTGATCTGGGCATACTGCGCACCCAACAGAAACGGAATCTCAGGCCGCATCGACACATCGTCCGGCTCCTCGCAGGCCTTTGCGTAAGCCTGTTTCAAATATCCGATCGACAGATCGTAACGCTCCCGACCACTCGCCTCCAGTGCCAGATGCAACAACTCTTCCACATTCAACATCTCTTCCAAGGTCTTTTCCTTCACGCAGTTCAGGTCTTAGGACTAATATATCCTGATGAGGCGTGGCACTGTATAGTCCAAATCAAATTTTAGAGACAAATCCACCACGAGCTGCACAAAATGTTGACCATTGCCATGCTCAGGTAAAACCATAACCCAGGGTCTGTTCACAGTAGCTGATTTGTGTTTACTCCTTGGAATCTGGGTGTAATCCATGGATCGGGTAATGTTGAACGATGAACAATGGTTACAAATTGCCGATTTACTTCCTGGCAACTCGACAGACCAAGGCGGGAGAGCGATCTCACCCAAGGCGTCGCCCTCGTGGAAGACATGCCAACCACCGCAGTGATGGCTGACAAGGGCTATGACAGCAATAAGCTGGCCGGTTGCATCGAAGCAATGGGGCTCTTGCCAATACTACGGCCCATCGCAACCGGAAGCACAAGCGGCCTGTCGATGAGTACCTTTATCAAGCACACCATCTCGCGGCGTGCATCTTCAATCGCCTCAAGTAGCTCCGTCGTATTGCCCCCAATACAACAAACTCGCCAGTCGATCTAATGCCTTCCTGTATCTCACAAGTGCTTATATCTGGTTACCGTGGACATGCACTAGGCCCACCACCACACCAGCTGCTGCGTATATCCAAAGACTTCCCCTGCTCTCGCGGTCAAAATGGATGCGAGACTCCTGCCAGCGAGACACATCCAAGACAATAGGCACCATTTTGCCAACCAGTCTTCATACAATGAATAAATTGACATTCCCAACATCCCGCTCAACTCAGCAAGCTTCTCACGCCAATCGATCAAGTCACCTGGCCCAATCGTCCTAGCGACCTGCCCACACCACCAGCCCCTCAAGGCAAATTTTGAACGCTGACAGAGATTATTTTTAATGCCTCATAACAGGCATAACCCTGACAAGCAAGGGATTTTTTTTATCTTAATTTGTTAAAAATCAATGAATTTACATGCGTATTTTACAATACGCGATATATTTGCGGGG
The sequence above is a segment of the Chitinivorax tropicus genome. Coding sequences within it:
- a CDS encoding FG-GAP repeat domain-containing protein, coding for KPNSRFLAADVTGDGRTDVVQLWRNDAGQAVATLWHAVSVSSGNSYRQGTDSILGAWREDAQYRLLDNNQDGRADLVVTYLGEQGESVIASWLFDGNFFSQRGDWSGDRLFLDVDLNGDGRLDLLEIRHDANGEAIAAQWLATDSGFVIGKQTSLGRWCSNTTYLISDVDGDGKSELLALSRRANGMAIATIHKVTDDGLSLQATIDVDGALVPYTRFFSADVDGDGKTDLIAQWGNTNGRTNQADYLSTGAAFVAGKRTDLPDAFDSSHQSIQLDQNRDGRIDSVSVALSGNEIRAHSAVRRDDKYEQYWSSLGNWSPATQHLVGDITYGTGADGMRDLFAITTQADGTVLLKHWPSDGNNFKAGYEQNLGQAKPKARYLMGDLNGDRQSDLVVIWQNEQGQAVATVWNIQISDSESINASQKWAQGPDQILGQWNDNATYRLHDQNKDGRADLIGAWVNADGKVVLQTWLSDGASVATAGNWGKDVQYLDGDFNGDGRIDLLEIRHRGDGQAEARQWIATDTGYTAGLVSVLGSWRADSRWLVGDVTGDGKSDLVEIRRESDAKVTATTWLVGDNGFIQSGVTNVSPVNAHQSRYYLADLSSDGKRDLVVEWVKPGEEGNTYLTEWTSQGGQFTKGKEVSMPGKIGAYRYNPLAFDKEFGADFKLVRFRESGSNTTLDYIYRKGDGTFDTNANINEWWTPGTCYFKADLGNGQGGDGRMDLIGISSKADGTVAVRYWRGNGSTFDASKEYSLGLAKPNARYLVGDLNGDRQSDLVVIWKNEQGQAVATVWRAQISDSATANLVFRWVPGPDQILGQWNDNATYRLNDQNKDGRADLVGAWADADGKVVLQTWLSDGISVSTAGNWNKDSQYLDGDFNGDGRIDLLEIRHRGDGQAEARQWIATDTGYTAGLVSVLGSWRADSRWLVGDVTGDGKADLVEIRRESDAKVTATTWLTTETGLVKGETTDISANNPYRARYYLADLSGDGKADLVVEWDKRDNYSYCTEWTNQGGKFVKDKETSTGGAIDNQLRGLSLQDYNRDGRQDLVKFYQSGNTTQANTMRRRADGGFDQYNSEIGTWNPNAQYFTADLSYGRSADGLKDLLSITPQADGTVKLKHWWSDTNYFQQGYEQSLGQAKPNARYLVGDLNGDRQSDLVVIWKNEQGQAVATVWRAQISDSATANLVFRWVPGPDQILGQWNDNATYRLNDQNKDGRADLVGAWADADGKVVLQT
- a CDS encoding tetratricopeptide repeat protein — protein: MDALDVFDMEELMALAQRDLNSDRLDAALAKLKRVLAMEGPIPVMALSMVARLYAQLGLLERALDYFTQYLSHRPGALEETFQLGMVHYDLGQPREAGQYWQVVLEQAPAHPPALFYSALLASQAGDLSQANTWLDKLIANVAPDNLYVLRANELRDQVNHQVALLNQLGDEPTLPN
- a CDS encoding tetratricopeptide repeat protein; its protein translation is MSATQAEREAQLSRYRHFLTFDPDNLQLLGDVADLSLSLGQFALAEQTLDHGLTLQATHPRLRNLRALLAFQQQDWILATDLLSSLLAEQDDPALRYNLAFAYYQQADYARVKRLLNEVPIDWLALPQAAHLYILTLHQLGELEAAIALAEQLMPDRQGDADLAGMLALLLLDHDKPVASQHWAAQALQWQADQPYALLTAGTLSIGQGEPGQAILQFERILARQPNNGRAWSGLGVAHLAQHDLVQGRASLEEAVRHMSDHIGTWHALAWAQLLQGDLAAADQSFQCAYDLDPNFGESHGGLGLMAWLRGDLATAETWLTKARRLAPGSMAVRYVELLKAQQRGESETAQAILQRALADLPTLGTGTLEEVLRNQPGRKSKS